The Oxyura jamaicensis isolate SHBP4307 breed ruddy duck chromosome Z, BPBGC_Ojam_1.0, whole genome shotgun sequence genome window below encodes:
- the PELO gene encoding protein pelota homolog: MKLVRKDLEKDNAGQVTLIPEEPEDMWHTYNLLQVGDSLRASTIRKVQTESATGSVGSNRIRTTLTLCVEAIDFDSQACQLRVKGTNIQENEYVKMGAYHTIELEPNRQFTLAKKQWDSVVLERIEQACDPAWSADVAAVVMQEGLAHVCLVTPSMTLTRAKVEVNIPRKRKGNCSQHDRALERFYEQVVQAIQRHINFEVVKCVLVASPGFVREQFCDYMFQQAVKTDNKLLLENRSKFLQVHSSSGHKYALKEALCDPAVTSRLSDTKAAGEVKALDDFYKMLQHEPDRAFYGLKHVEKANEAMAIDTLLISDELFRHQDVATRARYVKLVDSVRDNMGTVRIFSSLHVSGEQLGQLTGVAAILRFPVAELSDQEDESSSEED, encoded by the exons ATGAAGCTGGTGAGGAAGGACCTGGAGAAGGACAACGCGGGGCAGGTGACGCTGATCCCCGAGGAGCCCGAGGACATGTGGCACACCTACAACCTACTGCAGGTGGGTGACAGCCTGCGGGCCTCCACCATCCGCAAGGTGCAGACCGAGTCGGCCACAGGCAGCGTAGGCAGCAATCGGATCCGCACCACCCTCACCCTCTGCGTAGAGGCCATCGACTTTGACTCGCAGGCCTGCCAGCTGCGGGTCAAGGGCACCAACATCCAGGAGAACGAGTATGTAAAGATGGGGGCCTACCACACCATCGAGCTGGAGCCCAACCGACAGTTCACACTGGCAAAGAAGCAGTGGGACAGTGTGGTGCTGGAGCGCATTGAGCAGGCCTGTGACCCGGCCTGGAGCGCGGATGTGGCGGCCGTCGTCATGCAGGAGGGACTGGCGCACGTCTGCCTTGTTACACCCAGCATGACCCTCACCCGTGCAAAGGTGGAGGTGAACATACCCCGCAAGCGGAAAGGGAACTGCAGTCAGCACGACCGGGCTCTGGAGAGGTTTTACGAACAGGTGGTGCAGGCCATTCAGAGGCACATCAACTTTGAGGTGGTGAAGTGTGTACTAGTGGCCAGCCCAGGCTTCGTGCGGGAACAATTTTGTGATTATATGTTCCAGCAGGCGGTCAAGACTGACAACAAGCTTCTGCTGGAGAACAGGTCCAAGTTCCTGCAG GTGCACTCATCGTCAGGACATAAGTACGCACTGAAGGAGGCCCTTTGTGACCCAGCTGTAACTAGCCGTCTCTCTGACACTAAGGCAGCGGGTGAAGTCAAAGCCTTAGATGACTTCTATAAAATGCTGCAGCATGAGCCTGACAGGGCTTTTTATGGTTTAAAGCATGTAGAGAAGGCCAATGAAGCCATGGCCATTGATACCTTGCTGATCAGTGATGAGCTTTTCCGGCACCAGGATGTGGCTACACGTGCCCGGTATGTTAAATTGGTAGATAGTGTACGGGACAACATGGGTACAGTGCGCATTTTCTCCAGCCTTCATGTGTCTGGcgagcagcttggccagctaACAGGGGTGGCAGCCATCCTGCGATTTCCTGTTGCTGAGCTCTCTGACCAGGAAGATGAATCAAGCTCTGAAGAGGATTGA